Proteins from a single region of Butyrivibrio fibrisolvens:
- a CDS encoding carbohydrate ABC transporter permease → MSTVRAQLKKKSEFARYSGADKSLLITGYALLALFLVAIILPIIYIIVASFMDPITLQNKGITFEFDKWTLTAYERVLSNNQIWVGFKNAVIYSVLFSALSVFITLLAAYPMSRPDFVGKKFFNTIFIITMFFGGGLIPTYLLISDLGLLDTMWAVILPGSFNVWNMIVARTYFQNVPAELREAAEVDGASDLTYFFKILLPVCVPIIATLALWQFVGMWNSYFDAMIYINDAAKQPLQLVLRSILIQNQPESGMISDMQSTAARAQLAELLKYSTIIVSSLPLIVMYPFFQKYFENGIMAGAVKG, encoded by the coding sequence ATGAGCACAGTAAGAGCACAGCTTAAAAAGAAAAGCGAATTTGCAAGATATTCAGGCGCAGATAAGTCTTTACTTATAACAGGATATGCCCTGCTTGCACTTTTCCTTGTAGCGATAATCCTTCCTATCATATACATAATCGTAGCATCCTTTATGGATCCTATAACCCTTCAGAACAAGGGTATAACCTTTGAGTTCGACAAGTGGACTCTGACAGCATATGAAAGAGTATTGAGCAATAACCAGATCTGGGTAGGTTTTAAGAATGCAGTTATTTATTCTGTACTGTTTTCAGCGCTGTCTGTATTCATAACACTGCTTGCGGCATATCCTATGTCAAGACCTGATTTTGTGGGAAAAAAGTTCTTCAATACTATTTTCATCATAACTATGTTTTTTGGTGGAGGTCTTATTCCTACATACCTTCTTATAAGTGATCTTGGACTTCTTGATACTATGTGGGCTGTTATACTTCCCGGATCATTCAATGTATGGAACATGATAGTAGCAAGAACATATTTCCAGAACGTGCCTGCAGAACTTAGAGAGGCTGCAGAAGTTGATGGAGCATCTGATCTTACATACTTCTTCAAGATACTCCTTCCTGTATGTGTGCCGATCATTGCAACACTTGCCCTTTGGCAGTTTGTAGGAATGTGGAACAGCTATTTCGATGCCATGATCTATATCAATGACGCTGCTAAGCAGCCACTTCAGCTTGTACTTAGATCTATTCTCATTCAGAACCAGCCTGAATCGGGAATGATCTCAGATATGCAGAGTACTGCAGCAAGAGCACAGCTCGCTGAGCTTCTAAAGTACTCAACAATTATTGTTTCCAGTCTGCCACTTATTGTCATGTACCCGTTCTTCCAGAAGTATTTTGAAAACGGAATCATGGCAGGTGCAGTAAAAGGATAA
- a CDS encoding extracellular solute-binding protein: MRKSNAKRVIATALTMCMAFGASACGKSGAQVGGGEFQQVDASELTFPLAEKTTLTGTISYPANTESDPNNRTIFKRLQEQTNVEIQWTAIQSDQWGDKITLEMSNVKTLTDFVFSAGFSDSDLLKYAKQGAIISLEDYIDAYMPNLKAVFDKYPEYRAMCEDENGHIWALPWIEQLGSEKTAIQTVGDMSFINKKWLDFLGLEMPTTVDEFEQVLIAFRDNADAIQKEFNIDGSIIPMSCIVNDGDQDPAILINGFGEGYGDADRGRHIAVTDDLKVICSSTQMGYKDGIAWLHKLYDEGLIDSEAFTQEWSTYVSKGKSGRYGVCFSWDVANIDNLEDWVPLPALTADTRNITPQNGSFTSGFDRGRCVVTSVAKNPALVCAWLDLMYDPFQSPQNNWGTYGEEDEFDIFELGTNDNGEQMLKHAPLGDASPVEVREAECVGGPLAILDEYYGVYVTCPDDAQYRLDWIKDIYTPDMNTKYVYPNVFMSEADTKKLSDLSADVTKCINSHKADWIMNGFTDADWDAYIEELNSYGLEEYLSIYQKYLDAFYAE; this comes from the coding sequence ATGAGAAAGAGTAATGCAAAAAGAGTTATTGCTACGGCGCTGACTATGTGTATGGCATTTGGCGCCAGCGCATGCGGCAAATCCGGTGCGCAGGTAGGTGGAGGAGAGTTCCAGCAGGTTGATGCTTCTGAGCTTACATTCCCACTTGCCGAGAAGACTACACTTACAGGTACTATCAGCTATCCTGCAAACACAGAGTCTGATCCTAACAACAGAACTATTTTCAAGCGTCTTCAGGAGCAGACCAATGTAGAGATTCAGTGGACAGCAATTCAGTCTGATCAGTGGGGCGATAAGATCACACTTGAGATGTCCAATGTTAAGACTCTTACAGATTTCGTATTCTCAGCAGGTTTTAGTGACAGTGACCTTCTTAAGTATGCTAAGCAGGGGGCTATCATATCCTTAGAGGACTATATCGATGCTTACATGCCTAACCTTAAGGCTGTATTTGATAAGTATCCTGAGTACCGCGCTATGTGCGAAGATGAGAACGGTCATATCTGGGCACTTCCATGGATCGAGCAGCTTGGATCTGAGAAGACAGCTATCCAGACTGTTGGTGATATGAGCTTTATCAACAAAAAGTGGCTTGATTTCCTTGGACTTGAGATGCCTACAACAGTAGACGAGTTCGAACAGGTACTTATCGCATTCAGAGACAATGCAGATGCTATTCAGAAGGAATTTAACATTGACGGAAGCATCATTCCTATGTCTTGTATCGTTAATGATGGTGACCAGGATCCTGCAATCCTTATCAATGGTTTTGGCGAAGGCTATGGTGATGCCGATAGAGGCCGTCACATTGCAGTTACAGATGATCTTAAAGTAATCTGCTCATCAACACAGATGGGTTACAAAGATGGTATTGCATGGCTTCATAAGTTATATGATGAAGGCCTTATCGATTCAGAAGCATTCACTCAGGAATGGTCAACATATGTATCTAAGGGTAAATCCGGAAGATACGGTGTATGCTTTAGCTGGGACGTTGCTAATATCGACAACCTTGAAGACTGGGTACCACTTCCGGCTCTTACAGCTGATACCAGAAACATCACTCCTCAGAACGGTTCATTCACAAGTGGTTTTGACAGAGGCAGATGCGTAGTTACATCCGTTGCTAAGAATCCTGCACTTGTATGTGCTTGGCTTGATCTTATGTATGATCCATTCCAGTCTCCACAGAACAACTGGGGTACTTATGGTGAAGAAGATGAGTTCGATATCTTCGAACTTGGAACTAACGACAATGGCGAGCAGATGCTCAAGCACGCACCTCTTGGTGATGCATCTCCTGTAGAAGTAAGAGAAGCTGAGTGCGTTGGCGGACCTCTTGCAATCCTTGATGAGTATTATGGTGTATATGTAACATGTCCTGATGATGCTCAGTACAGACTTGACTGGATCAAGGATATCTACACACCTGATATGAACACTAAGTATGTATATCCTAACGTATTCATGTCTGAAGCTGATACCAAGAAGCTTTCTGATCTTTCTGCTGATGTTACAAAGTGCATCAACAGCCACAAAGCTGACTGGATCATGAACGGATTTACAGATGCTGATTGGGATGCTTATATCGAAGAGCTTAACTCTTATGGACTTGAAGAGTACCTTTCAATCTATCAGAAGTATCTTGATGCATTCTATGCAGAATAA
- a CDS encoding LacI family DNA-binding transcriptional regulator, which translates to MNKKRNIPTIKDVAKEAGVSLGTVSKVINGKPTGEEYVRKVNAAIKKLDYHVNSYAQGLKASKTYTVAVLLPNTYTPFFGDLAHYINIELQKRNYRMLLSCSDYDRSHEQDYIDMVLQNKVDGIIALTYNPNLQIPDDVPFVSIDRIIAPNIPCVASDNFAGGHLAAEMLASKGCKKLAFLRKGSNLDNEPNKRRGGFENGCMLKGLEYEMKIIDDADSDEEFLKFLKSHIHNGKLDFDGMFCVTDAIVYDVVKFLKGLDIRVPEDVQIIGFDGVRIHGNKDYTCSSIAQPTDKIAEMCVELLLQDSMSIKPPLVCLPVSFVEGGTTK; encoded by the coding sequence ATGAACAAAAAGAGAAATATACCTACTATAAAAGATGTCGCCAAAGAAGCCGGTGTATCACTTGGAACAGTATCCAAGGTCATAAACGGTAAGCCAACAGGTGAAGAATATGTAAGGAAAGTCAATGCAGCCATCAAAAAGCTCGACTATCATGTAAACAGTTATGCGCAAGGACTTAAGGCCAGCAAGACTTATACTGTAGCGGTCCTTCTTCCAAACACCTATACTCCATTTTTCGGTGACCTGGCACATTATATTAATATCGAACTTCAAAAACGTAATTACAGGATGCTTCTAAGCTGTTCTGACTATGACAGAAGCCATGAACAAGACTATATAGATATGGTCCTTCAGAATAAGGTAGACGGGATCATAGCACTTACTTATAATCCGAATCTTCAGATACCGGATGATGTTCCTTTTGTATCTATCGATAGAATCATAGCTCCAAACATCCCATGCGTAGCCAGTGACAACTTCGCCGGTGGTCACCTTGCTGCCGAGATGCTGGCAAGTAAAGGGTGCAAAAAACTGGCCTTCCTGCGAAAAGGCTCAAATCTTGATAATGAGCCTAATAAAAGAAGGGGCGGCTTTGAAAACGGCTGTATGTTAAAGGGGCTCGAATATGAGATGAAGATAATAGACGATGCAGACAGTGACGAGGAATTCCTCAAATTCTTAAAGAGTCATATTCATAATGGTAAGCTTGATTTTGATGGTATGTTCTGCGTTACAGATGCTATAGTTTATGATGTTGTAAAATTCCTAAAGGGGCTTGATATCAGGGTCCCGGAAGATGTGCAGATCATTGGTTTTGACGGTGTCAGGATTCATGGCAACAAGGACTACACCTGCTCTTCTATAGCTCAGCCCACTGACAAGATCGCAGAGATGTGCGTAGAACTGTTATTACAGGACAGTATGAGCATCAAGCCTCCGCTTGTATGCCTTCCCGTAAGCTTCGTTGAGGGCGGTACTACCAAATAA
- a CDS encoding methyl-accepting chemotaxis protein, which translates to MSTNSNGKASLKPTKSVSGKLMMVVIPIIAVVIVGVIALITINARSIITVQASNRLIEESRANANSIGVEITELVKYAESVGDSLQVADIDSNDDIMAFMEIVIANNENASDAYFAIGSDTFIDGSGWVPEDDYDPTTRAWYQRGISSDSVQIGTPSLDLTTGQMAVVLSRKVTLADGREGVLAVDMLISSIATQVSEYKPLETGGSMMLDGDMIISYFTSDFNGTSVTEHSDDTFLTQAYEYAQTGSEEFTLIKSYTGDTYGVVVSKVPGTSWSLISSVLESDVFAELNKFIYLVAAVAVVVILGIAAIMFTLINSIVAKPVKRLTGDIAKIAEGDFRVDIKTGGNDEIGKMNNDMSEFVVNMRNTLGDIQNEVNKLAGEASSSKDASYKLTNEATEQAHGMQQIKDAMSGMADAVTELANNATELATEVSDLTEKGQAANGTVTDLVEKAKNGKEDMEAVQKGMSNISASMTDMNEVVEVVRDSAQKINSIIEMITSIAEQTNLLSLNASIEAARAGEAGKGFAVVATEIGSLATDSADSTTQIAKILEEITQQINSLSEKSQINMQEIDTNVEAVSKAGNTFAEIFQSLDETSATVNEMIDKIGKVDTIATSMAAISEEQSASTQEVSATAENLAESAQAVSESSKGVDESASTVTESANSIEGYVKKFVIG; encoded by the coding sequence ATGAGCACAAATTCTAATGGAAAAGCTTCTTTGAAACCAACTAAAAGCGTAAGCGGCAAACTTATGATGGTCGTGATACCGATCATTGCAGTTGTTATCGTAGGAGTTATTGCACTTATTACGATCAACGCAAGGAGTATCATAACAGTTCAGGCTAGCAACAGACTTATAGAAGAGTCAAGAGCTAATGCCAATTCTATCGGAGTAGAGATTACAGAGCTGGTAAAATATGCTGAATCTGTTGGTGATTCGTTGCAGGTTGCTGATATTGATTCTAATGATGATATCATGGCCTTTATGGAGATAGTAATAGCTAACAATGAGAATGCATCAGATGCATATTTTGCCATAGGAAGTGATACCTTTATAGACGGATCAGGGTGGGTTCCGGAAGATGATTATGATCCTACAACAAGAGCCTGGTACCAAAGAGGTATATCAAGTGACTCAGTTCAGATTGGAACACCTTCACTGGATCTTACAACAGGTCAGATGGCAGTGGTTCTGTCTAGAAAAGTTACGCTTGCAGATGGGAGAGAAGGTGTATTGGCTGTAGACATGCTTATAAGCAGTATAGCAACTCAAGTTAGTGAATATAAGCCGCTTGAAACAGGCGGAAGTATGATGCTTGACGGCGATATGATAATTTCATACTTCACTTCAGATTTTAATGGAACCAGTGTAACTGAGCATTCAGACGATACCTTCCTGACACAGGCTTATGAATATGCTCAGACAGGTTCTGAAGAATTTACATTGATAAAATCATATACTGGTGATACATATGGTGTTGTTGTTTCCAAGGTACCTGGCACTTCCTGGTCACTTATATCTTCTGTGTTAGAATCTGATGTATTTGCAGAGCTCAATAAATTCATATATCTTGTTGCTGCAGTTGCTGTTGTAGTTATATTGGGAATCGCAGCTATAATGTTCACTCTTATCAATTCTATAGTTGCAAAGCCTGTTAAGAGACTTACAGGTGATATTGCCAAGATCGCAGAGGGCGACTTTAGAGTTGATATTAAGACAGGTGGCAATGACGAGATTGGTAAGATGAACAATGACATGAGTGAATTTGTCGTTAATATGAGAAATACACTCGGAGATATTCAAAATGAGGTTAACAAACTCGCAGGCGAAGCATCTTCCAGTAAAGATGCATCTTATAAGCTCACCAATGAAGCCACTGAACAGGCTCACGGTATGCAGCAGATCAAGGATGCCATGAGCGGCATGGCTGATGCTGTTACAGAACTTGCCAATAATGCAACAGAGCTTGCAACAGAAGTATCAGATCTTACAGAGAAGGGGCAGGCTGCCAATGGTACTGTTACCGACCTTGTAGAAAAAGCTAAGAATGGTAAAGAAGATATGGAAGCTGTTCAGAAGGGTATGAGTAATATCTCAGCTTCCATGACAGATATGAATGAGGTAGTAGAAGTAGTAAGAGATTCTGCACAGAAGATCAATTCTATTATTGAGATGATCACATCAATTGCAGAACAGACCAATCTATTGTCACTTAATGCTTCCATAGAAGCTGCACGTGCAGGAGAGGCCGGCAAGGGATTTGCTGTTGTTGCTACAGAGATTGGTAGCCTTGCTACAGATTCTGCTGATTCTACAACGCAGATCGCTAAGATACTTGAGGAGATCACTCAGCAGATCAATTCATTGTCAGAGAAGTCTCAGATCAATATGCAGGAAATCGATACTAATGTTGAGGCTGTATCCAAAGCCGGTAACACATTTGCGGAGATATTCCAGAGCCTTGATGAGACAAGCGCTACTGTAAATGAGATGATCGATAAGATCGGCAAGGTTGATACCATAGCTACGTCAATGGCAGCAATTTCGGAGGAGCAGTCAGCTAGTACACAGGAAGTAAGTGCAACAGCTGAGAATCTTGCAGAAAGCGCTCAGGCAGTATCAGAAAGCAGTAAAGGCGTTGATGAAAGTGCAAGTACTGTTACAGAATCAGCCAACTCTATCGAAGGCTATGTCAAGAAATTTGTAATAGGATAA
- a CDS encoding DUF3298 and DUF4163 domain-containing protein, which yields MIRKCFKTMSIVSAIALSFSVAGCGDIALSKETDGDEKDDSTVAVTDEDTATTDAASDEKSDDSTTDKTADETAEEADLGAPIYYNYQNNPYSFVADDKELAIGNYYTIELEESDKENFPELQNRLDELNDEAQEEIVTFFTDSEDEIQEMIKSGWFLAYELDHNYTPARADGRVFSYCLLEYLYLAGAHGVTSYKTYNIDPVTGKDISFSSVVENTKDLPDIIADELQKQSKDLKGYFESCPSDLQNLKDGIPGRLSNDAENLAWTLDYDGITIYFEDYAMGSYAAGSQSVKISFADYPDVFTDTYINYSDKDIPDIQTYAKELKEAESTEVAASSDFQTTFKVRYTVTSEDVYDFSDTRININEVDCVSTVNGDDEGTKWLYIDEDTVFDESCEMEYFAFYEDGDTPLSWFNKVNELRETDIDSYTSMGPALLGVFEVSISGDHIERIYGIYWWD from the coding sequence ATGATACGTAAGTGTTTTAAGACAATGAGCATAGTTTCGGCAATTGCTCTGTCGTTTTCTGTGGCTGGTTGCGGCGATATTGCTCTTAGCAAAGAAACAGATGGAGATGAAAAAGATGATTCGACCGTAGCTGTAACAGATGAAGATACTGCTACAACAGATGCTGCATCAGATGAAAAATCTGATGACAGTACAACGGATAAGACGGCTGATGAAACAGCTGAAGAAGCAGATCTTGGCGCTCCTATATACTATAACTATCAGAATAATCCATATAGTTTTGTCGCTGATGATAAAGAGCTTGCTATTGGCAACTACTATACCATCGAACTTGAAGAAAGCGATAAGGAGAACTTCCCTGAGCTTCAGAACAGGCTTGATGAATTAAACGACGAAGCCCAAGAAGAGATAGTGACTTTTTTTACAGATAGTGAAGATGAGATTCAGGAGATGATCAAGTCCGGATGGTTCCTTGCATATGAGCTTGATCATAACTATACTCCGGCCAGAGCTGACGGAAGAGTATTTTCATATTGTTTACTTGAGTATTTGTATCTTGCAGGTGCCCACGGCGTTACAAGCTATAAGACTTACAACATAGATCCTGTTACGGGAAAAGATATTTCTTTTTCTTCAGTAGTTGAGAATACTAAGGATCTTCCTGATATCATTGCGGACGAACTGCAGAAACAAAGCAAGGATCTGAAGGGCTATTTTGAATCATGCCCAAGTGATCTTCAAAATCTCAAAGACGGTATCCCAGGAAGACTTTCCAATGATGCAGAGAATCTGGCATGGACTTTAGATTATGACGGCATCACGATCTATTTTGAAGACTATGCAATGGGATCCTATGCTGCAGGCTCACAGTCAGTGAAGATAAGCTTTGCTGATTATCCGGATGTATTTACTGATACATATATCAATTATAGTGATAAAGATATTCCTGATATACAGACTTATGCAAAGGAACTTAAAGAAGCAGAAAGTACAGAAGTTGCAGCATCAAGTGATTTCCAGACAACATTTAAAGTTAGATACACTGTAACATCAGAAGATGTCTATGATTTTTCAGATACCAGGATCAATATCAATGAAGTTGACTGCGTAAGCACAGTAAATGGTGACGACGAAGGAACCAAGTGGCTCTATATAGACGAGGATACAGTATTTGATGAATCCTGTGAAATGGAGTATTTCGCATTCTATGAAGATGGAGATACGCCGCTTTCCTGGTTTAATAAGGTTAATGAACTAAGAGAAACTGATATTGACAGCTATACATCTATGGGACCAGCGCTGTTAGGAGTATTCGAGGTATCGATAAGCGGCGACCACATTGAAAGGATTTACGGTATCTACTGGTGGGACTAG
- a CDS encoding sugar ABC transporter permease has protein sequence MKEKVAVDFRSKLNYIKRHWQLYVFFMMPAFVLTIIFKYIPMGGIMIAFTEYNPFRGIWGSEWVGFAHFNRFLSSPDFMTYLINTLKLSVYGLLWGFPVPIILALLLNRITSVRMKKNIQLVLYMPNFVSVIVLCGIVRILLSITGPVNLFFHSSINFMTMPEAFRTIYIASGIWQGAGWASIMYTAALSNASQDLREAAKIDGANILQQIKVVEWPAIKDIVLIQFIMSVGNIMSIGFEKAYALQTDLNLASSEIISTYVYKKGLLDGDYGFSTAVGLFNTVINIILLISMNQVVKKMNEGRGI, from the coding sequence ATGAAAGAAAAAGTAGCAGTTGATTTTCGTAGCAAGCTAAATTATATAAAGCGCCATTGGCAGTTATATGTATTTTTTATGATGCCGGCCTTTGTACTGACTATCATCTTCAAATATATTCCTATGGGCGGAATCATGATTGCCTTTACGGAATATAACCCATTTAGAGGTATATGGGGAAGTGAGTGGGTTGGATTTGCTCATTTTAACAGATTCTTATCATCCCCCGATTTTATGACATATCTGATCAATACATTAAAACTAAGTGTGTATGGACTTTTATGGGGATTCCCGGTTCCTATTATACTTGCACTTCTTCTTAACAGGATCACGAGTGTCAGGATGAAGAAGAACATACAGCTTGTTCTGTATATGCCTAACTTCGTATCAGTTATCGTACTGTGCGGTATCGTTCGTATACTTCTGTCAATAACAGGTCCTGTGAATCTGTTCTTCCATTCAAGCATTAACTTCATGACAATGCCTGAAGCATTCAGAACTATTTACATTGCAAGTGGTATCTGGCAGGGAGCAGGATGGGCATCCATCATGTACACAGCAGCACTTTCCAATGCAAGTCAGGATCTTAGAGAGGCTGCCAAGATAGACGGTGCCAATATCCTTCAGCAGATCAAGGTTGTTGAGTGGCCTGCCATTAAGGATATAGTTCTTATCCAGTTCATCATGAGCGTTGGTAATATCATGAGTATCGGATTTGAGAAGGCTTATGCTCTTCAGACTGATCTTAACCTTGCTTCATCTGAGATTATTTCTACATATGTATATAAGAAAGGTCTTCTTGACGGAGATTATGGTTTTTCTACTGCAGTAGGTCTTTTCAATACTGTAATAAATATTATTCTTCTTATTTCAATGAATCAGGTTGTTAAGAAGATGAATGAAGGAAGGGGAATCTAA
- a CDS encoding DUF805 domain-containing protein, producing the protein MSNTEVLSFSGRIRRSDFFKAVLILGLIQGTASFVFQGAGTGFIIFINLIFSIITLSYHVRRLHDIGMKGTIAIMPFIGLFLFIPSSYWGGFTFWLIQIYSAWFLYLALLDSEPCSNAYGESPKPLADDMIVSSQIKNRQMIWKVLAIVTVSLTIFSSIYDFITGRPMGRAYEFQTALYPWGVAILLGLIIFDKTKKQILTYISIIYQFALEIPLHIFFLWFYPWKYDNYNIFKHISIQDFLISIVGRFYTVIIFILFLYIMKKIKEEKELSPVFFMLPSVISYVWGLFFEIYKNGLECFAEGTGIEGFNRGWQSFLFTGGFKFTFTIAMICIYNRMKMRFLQNQIK; encoded by the coding sequence ATGAGTAACACGGAAGTTTTAAGTTTTAGTGGGAGAATCAGACGAAGTGATTTCTTCAAAGCAGTTCTTATCCTTGGGCTTATACAGGGAACAGCGTCTTTTGTCTTCCAAGGCGCCGGAACAGGATTCATTATCTTTATAAATCTTATATTTTCAATTATCACGCTTTCTTACCATGTTAGAAGATTACATGATATCGGAATGAAAGGAACTATAGCTATAATGCCTTTTATCGGTCTGTTTTTATTTATTCCAAGCAGTTACTGGGGAGGCTTCACCTTTTGGTTAATTCAGATTTACAGCGCCTGGTTTTTATATCTTGCTTTGCTTGATTCAGAGCCTTGTTCTAATGCTTATGGCGAAAGCCCAAAGCCCTTAGCTGATGATATGATAGTCTCTTCACAGATAAAAAACAGGCAGATGATATGGAAGGTACTTGCTATCGTCACTGTTTCTCTTACCATTTTTTCCAGCATATATGATTTCATCACTGGACGTCCAATGGGAAGAGCCTATGAATTTCAAACAGCTTTATACCCTTGGGGAGTGGCTATTCTTTTGGGGCTTATAATATTTGATAAAACCAAAAAGCAGATTCTTACGTATATATCTATAATTTACCAATTTGCACTAGAAATACCTCTTCATATATTTTTCTTGTGGTTTTATCCATGGAAGTATGACAATTACAACATTTTTAAACATATATCCATACAGGATTTTCTGATCAGTATAGTCGGGCGATTCTACACTGTCATAATCTTCATTCTATTTCTGTATATTATGAAAAAGATAAAAGAAGAGAAGGAATTAAGTCCGGTATTTTTCATGCTTCCTTCGGTGATTTCTTATGTGTGGGGGCTTTTCTTTGAAATATACAAAAATGGACTGGAATGTTTTGCGGAAGGAACTGGAATAGAAGGTTTTAACCGGGGGTGGCAGTCATTCCTATTTACCGGAGGTTTTAAATTTACATTTACTATTGCAATGATCTGCATTTATAACCGCATGAAGATGAGATTTCTTCAAAATCAAATTAAATAA